One window of the Herbiconiux sp. L3-i23 genome contains the following:
- a CDS encoding MFS transporter, with the protein MTAPSSDAPPTPLAATSASAASVFATGGSVPRSKVFAWALWDWATQPFNTVINTFVFTALYLLTEAFTSDGVSVDDLSAQLGLAVGLAGVVVAVLAPVLGRRTDAGGNRKRWLMVWTALLAVAMGAMFFVEESPSFFLLGAILVAVAGVFSELAAVNYNAMIVQVATPRTLGKVSGLGWGFGYIGGIITLVLVIVAQLSSWFGIPDENGLPLRLVAVMCAVWTVVFSIPLFLAIPEIPPVPSAKRSSFFGSYVDLARDVARIFREDRPLFWFLLASAIYRDGLSAVFAFGGAIASVTFGFEFMEVVVFGVAGNLVAGLSTIIAGRLDDRFGPRAVIIGSIAGLVVSGLGVFLLRDAGTAPFWVGGLLLCLFVGPAQAASRSYLARATPPGHEGELFGLYATTGRAASFIAPLAFSGFIAWFGAQAFGIIGIVLVLAVGGGLMFLIRTPRSAANSVD; encoded by the coding sequence ATGACAGCACCGAGCAGCGACGCTCCCCCCACGCCTCTTGCGGCGACCTCGGCGAGCGCCGCGAGCGTGTTCGCCACCGGCGGCTCCGTACCCCGCTCGAAGGTCTTCGCCTGGGCGCTGTGGGACTGGGCGACGCAGCCGTTCAACACGGTCATCAACACCTTCGTCTTCACCGCTCTGTATCTGCTCACGGAGGCCTTCACCTCCGACGGCGTGAGCGTCGACGATCTCTCCGCGCAACTGGGCCTCGCTGTGGGCCTCGCCGGTGTCGTCGTCGCCGTGCTCGCACCGGTGCTCGGGCGCCGCACCGATGCGGGCGGCAACCGCAAGCGCTGGCTGATGGTGTGGACGGCGCTGCTCGCGGTGGCGATGGGCGCGATGTTCTTCGTGGAGGAGAGCCCATCGTTCTTCCTGCTCGGTGCGATCCTCGTCGCGGTCGCCGGCGTCTTCTCCGAGCTCGCCGCCGTCAACTACAACGCGATGATCGTGCAGGTCGCCACCCCGCGCACCCTCGGCAAGGTCAGCGGCCTCGGCTGGGGCTTCGGCTACATCGGCGGCATCATCACACTCGTCCTCGTCATCGTCGCGCAGCTCTCCAGCTGGTTCGGCATCCCCGACGAGAACGGACTGCCGCTGCGTCTCGTCGCCGTCATGTGCGCCGTGTGGACCGTCGTGTTCTCGATCCCGCTCTTCCTCGCGATCCCCGAGATCCCGCCGGTCCCCAGTGCGAAGCGCTCGTCGTTCTTCGGCAGTTACGTCGACCTCGCCCGCGACGTCGCCCGCATCTTCCGCGAGGACCGTCCGCTGTTCTGGTTCCTCCTCGCTAGCGCGATCTACCGCGACGGACTGTCGGCGGTGTTCGCCTTCGGCGGGGCGATCGCGAGCGTCACCTTCGGCTTCGAGTTCATGGAGGTCGTCGTCTTCGGCGTGGCCGGCAATCTCGTGGCGGGTCTCAGCACGATCATCGCCGGCCGCCTCGACGACCGGTTCGGGCCTCGAGCCGTCATCATCGGCTCGATCGCGGGCCTCGTCGTGTCGGGTCTCGGTGTGTTCCTGCTGCGCGACGCCGGCACCGCGCCCTTCTGGGTGGGCGGCCTCCTGCTCTGCCTCTTCGTCGGGCCCGCCCAGGCGGCGAGCCGCTCCTACCTTGCTCGGGCCACTCCCCCGGGTCACGAGGGCGAGCTCTTCGGCCTCTACGCCACGACCGGTCGGGCGGCGAGCTTCATCGCGCCCCTCGCGTTCTCGGGCTTCATCGCCTGGTTCGGCGCCCAGGCCTTCGGCATCATCGGCATCGTCCTCGTCCTCGCGGTGGGCGGCGGGCTGATGTTCCTCATCCGCACGCCGCGGTCGGCGGCGAACTCGGTCGACTGA